Within Peromyscus leucopus breed LL Stock chromosome 7, UCI_PerLeu_2.1, whole genome shotgun sequence, the genomic segment ACACTACTGGGAGGTGATAGAAACTgtaaggcatgcgctaccacacctggcttggtgGTGGGACTTTTAAGGGGAGACATCAAAtagaaggaagttaggtcatggtggtggaacctttaagagagGAGGTCAAGTAGAAGGAAATTAGGTCCCTGGGGACACACCCTTAAAGGGGCTGTTGGGAATCTGTCCTTCActctctttttactttctgaTGGCCATGAGGTGAGGAACTTCTCCCATTACACATTCCTACTGTGATGTACTGCTCTAACACAGATCCCAAAGTACCTGGTCCTACCAAGGATGGCCTTCAGTCTtaaactatgagccaaaacaaacccttcccgaATATAAGTTCATCATCTCACAGCAATGGAGAGCCAGGACAACAGAGactcatatttttcatttatttaatattgatTTTGGTTTACGTAATCACATGTGGTTATTGCACTGGTCAGTGAAAGACACATCTGTTAGACTAGGTGCCCAGGttcttttcaaacaaacaaacaaacaaacaaacaaacaaacatcagaaCAGTTTGCCAAATGAGTGTTCTCAGTTTCCTTTCAGAAATGTTCCCAGTTCCCAACAAGGCAATCCCCCTACCCCACTCTGCCGTGGGAGTGGCATATATCTGTTTCTGCCTCAGAGAACAAAAAAGCTTAAGGTTTGGGAAGAAATCTAGAATTGCAAGGTTGAAAGAGCTTCCAACATGCCCACTGGTCCGCTGTGTGCTCCAGGTGAGATAAGACCCTACATTCTGTCCTGATGAAAATGACCCTGATTTTCAGACTTCCCAAAGGGGATTCCCTGGTAACCTTGGAAATGGCAGGCAGCCTGGGTTGACCTTATTCTATCTCCAAAGATCCATTTCTTTCCCACTATGCCACTGAAAGTCAACCTCAAATAAAAGTCTCAGCCAATTTTAAAATGACCTCTAATTCAACATAACCATTCTTTGAGCAACACACAATGGTGACTGTGACTTTTGCAATCAATTGCATACAGGTCACTCCAGAGCCACTTAGACCTCATTCTCTACCTCAGAGCACGGTAGACCTTGACCTCGCCTTTGCTGTGTGGAAGAACAGGACCCTTGTACTGCCACGTCCTCCCCAGTAATTCCTTTCTGTGCTCTCCATGGTACGTTCTTAACTGTAAAAGCGGAATCATAACAACCCAGGGCTGGGGAATTTCTCATTTCCCTCTGTCAGCTTCCAAAAAAAGACTAGAACCTGATTCTTTGCCTTGTTGCCTACCAGCCATTGCATCCCACtgtcagaaacattttttttttttttcaatttctaagCTCTGGAATTTCCATGGGAGATTGATAAAAAGTCATTAGGACCCAATGTTCTGCAGCCTTCCGGTGTGAGGAACCACTGCAATAATCCCTTCTCTCTAAATTGGCAACTTTGCATGGTTTTAATGTGAAAAGTCCCCCGTAGGGCATGTGTTTGAAAGCTTGTTGTCTCCTGAGTGACGCTGTTCAGAAAGTCATAGAACCACAGGAAATAGAGACTTGCTGGAGGAACTGGGTCATTTGGGCCCTTAGGTCTTatagccccacttcctgtccactctctGCTTCTTAAGTGCAGACACGAGGCTCGCACTGCTATGATTTcctcactgtgatggactgttccggtaagctgtgagccaaaataagccttccTTAAGCTTCTCTTCTTATGTATTTGGTCAtgcaacagaaagtaactaatatagcaTAAAACAAGATGCACTGAATATCTAACAAGAACAGCTAAGAGGGTCTAGCAGTGGGTGAGCAAGGGACCACATACCTTTGAAATACGGTATGAAGGACACTGTCAGGCCTTGCCTGGAGACCTCTTGTTGGAAGCTGGGGGCATATGTTCGAAGTGTCACAGAGCTGTTTTGCTTCACCTGGATCTTCTCAATAGAGCCTCCTGGACAGAAGGAGCCAAAGTACAGGCCCTGGCCAGGCGTGGTGCTGGCCATGAGGTAGCCGAAGCTGGTGTTGCAGGCCCTCTCACGTGTGTGCTGCTGTAGCTTCTGGCCTGGTACCAGCATAAGGCTGAGCTTGTCCTTGGGCACCAGCAGCTTCCAGGAGAAGTCGTGCAGCTGCACAGGCAGCTGGAGGATGTCTCTGGGCACCTGCAGGTGGAAGGACTTCCCGTAGCAGTAGCGGTGGTCCAGGCAGCCTGGAAGAGAGAGCTGGTAGTAATCATATGCAGGGAGGGGGGTAGGGAGCATGGAGTGTACCCTCTTTGGCACACAGGCTGGCCTGAGGCCAGAATCTGAAGCTGCCTGCTTTCCTTTCTACTTGTGACTCTTCACTAGCTTTCCTGTCCACTCTCCTCTTCTTGTCTATCAACCTTGCAGCCAAGCTCCTGTGAGTACTCAGGACAGAAACATTCTCTTCTTACTTGTATCTTCCTTTGGGATGCTACGACACAAATCTCTACCCCAACATGTTCCCACACTTCATTGTCAGGTTAGAGCTGTGAGTGACATCATGGCCATCTCGGCTTGCATTGTGCCCCATCACTTCTAATTGGGTGGCTTCATTCGAATTTAGCTCCTGTGACCCTCATGGATTCTCAGCTTTGTGTCAGAGATCATGGCGTCTCAGCAGGAGGtgactgagttttcttttttttctttgagatagggtctctttgtgtagccctggctgtcctgaaactctatgtagaccaggctgggctcacaaAGGGCTGTGATTAAAGGGATACAATACTAAATCTggtacaggttttttttttgtttttttttttaaagacagggtctcatatagataggctgacctggaattctaTGTAGCCAAaaaggaccttgaacttctgatcctcctaccttcaTTTGTCAAGTACTGAGAATACAAGGGTGTGAGCATAGTTCAAGCGCTGCTGGGGATAACTGAGGGCTTTGCAAATGCTAGGATATGACTGTACCAGCTGAACTTCATATCCAATCTTGAGTATGAGTTTTGCTGCATTTGTTAAAAGACTCACAAGTCACAGAAGGAGTCAGGCTAagtccattttgtttgttttgtaatataGGCTCTCATTTTTCCAAAGCTGAGTTTGAACTTGCATAGTCAAAGAGCAGTTGGTCTATGTTGTGTAAGGAATTAAAGCCAGGACCTAATGCACTCATTAGATGATATGCACTCATTAGAATGATATGCAATCATTCTACCAACTAAATTACATCTTCATGTTCCAGGAGGCTAAATTCTTGACTGAAAaagaggcaggaagtaggtaaGTGGAGACATAGGGATGGGGCAGCTGAGCAAAGGAGAGGACTTCCCCAGGAAGAGGCTGGCAGGTTGGGCAGAGACAAGCAGGGACACTAGCCTGCTGTGACCTTCTGAGGGATGAATGGTCAGCAGACATTGGTCCTAACAAGGCCTGTCGACAattgctgcttctctctcttgTTCCTGTTCACCTGGCCTCAGTGGTCATTTCAGACTATACCCTTTACAACCCATCTACTAAGCTCAACTAAGATAggaaagatggggctggagagatggctcagaggttaagagcactgactgctcttccagaggtcctgagttcaattcccagcaaccacatggtggctcacaatcatctgtaacgagatctggtgccctcttctggtctgcagtcatacatgctgtatacatgataaataaataaatcttaaaaaaaaaaaaaaaaaaagaggaaagatgaGGCCGGgtgaggtggcgcacacctttaatctcagcactcaggaggcagaggcaggcggatctctgtgagttcgaggccagcctggtctacaaagtgagttccaagacagccagggctgtcacacagaaaaagcctgtctCTAATCCCTATCCCAACCCCCATCAGAAACCAAAAAGgacaggaaagatggctcagtgggtaaggcacctgccaccacacCAGACAAACCAGAcaaagtttgatccctggaacctacatggcagaaggagaaaactgactcccataagttgtcctctgactcctgcacacacacacacacacacacacacacacacacacacacacacacacaaacattgaacactgaatttttttctttttaaagaatctgAGGCAGGGGATGAGAGAACCTCTATATAGCCTGGACTTCTGGGTAAAATATGGTCAGGGATTTTGGGAAGGACATACTTAGGGTTTTCTCCACATTCACCCACAGGCGTGTCAAGTCATCGCACAGGAAGGAAATCTTGTGTTTGGAGCCAGCTGTCAGGGTGACATTGGTACTACAGGTCCGAGACTCTAGACACACAAAGCACCCAGGAACAAACCTGCGGCCATGTTTGACTGGCCGTGGCTCTATGGTGAGCGACATGGTTCGCTCTTGACTCAGGTCCACCATGTAGGTTTTATCTGAAATCACAAAGAGACAAGGTGTGAGGCATGGATAGGCAGCTACCAAGTGAGGTGCCAAAGTGACAAGTCACCTGTTGGGATGAGCTTAttcagatgaacacacacacacacacacacacacacacacacacacacacacacacacacactttctcagcACTTCCTATGCTATTCTCTTCCTCTGGCAGGTTCTAGGTTCTGTGCTTGCTCTACTGCTGTTAAACTGTAAGACTCAAGGCTAGTTCCACATTCCTCTTAATCTTTTGGTTTGATTAGAATtaactgtgggagcccgttcccagcaggtccgcatagaggatgattaggacacgggcctgagtgcaggtgtctgagatggtctgcacttggctgtgctgggggaggaggtcttttgctccactccttggcgtctctataaaaaccctggggccgagacagtcagggccctttggaataggttccaggccctctcgaggctattctttattttctatctgtttatctccgcaataaatccttctatctaatatttcctgctgctcacactcaagaaaactctggggagctatggggttggtgggtaaatggcCCACAATTAACTAAAACTACATAATGTTTGATATGTTTAGCACAGGGTTAAAAATGTAGTGAGTCCAAGGTAAGAGGATGTTCAGCCAAGAATCATGAGAGTTACTACCCCACTGTTATTGCTGATGATGCTAACTGACATTCTGGCTCCCACTGCAGGGTCAAGACAAGAGGTCTCACAAGGCAACTTTTCAATGTCCTCATTAAAAACAGACtagctggggctagagagatggcccagtaataagagcacttgctgttcttgcagaggttctgagttcccagcacccacatcaggtggttcagaACTGCTATGAGGGCACCTGGACAtacacggcacacacacacacacacacacacacacacacacacacacacacacacacacacacacacacacatctttaaaaaacaacaacaaaaaacaaaccagcctAGGATCCTGTGCTTGCTTTTTACTGTGCTAACACTGAAGTGTCTACCAGTGAGCCTGTCTCCATGTCTAGCAACCCACTTCCTGAAACTCCTGCATTGTTCAGAGTCTATGAGTCCTGGTTGCTATACATGCAGAACAGGCAACCACCTCACCCAGGCaacacaggaggagggagggtatGGATTACTCACTGCTTTCATTCTGTGGACGTTGGACCAGAACTTGAAACTGGAGCCGAAGGATCCCTGGGCTCTGGGCATCCTGGTCACAGCCTTGCAGGGAGAGGTTGAAATTCCCAGCCATGTTCCCTGGCTGCTTATCCTCTAGTCTGAACACCTCCGGGTTGGTGGTGGATCCTGGGATGTAGTATTCAACacgctcctccttcctctcacagtTGGAGACATTGAAATTGAGGAAGGAGACACTGGCCCTTAGGTGTGCAGGGACAACAAACTGCCAGGTCATAAGCTCATCCTCAGGGAAGCCTCCTGGGTAGTTGGCGGACATCAGGGTGGCTGAGCCTTCACCCTCAAATACTGACTCGATGATGCACAGGCCTGTTGAGACAGatccaaaacagaaagaaaggagatgtCTACACCTGTCCTCATTGTCCATGGCTAAGGGCAGGATTACTGGGGAAAATGCAGTCCTCAAGAGTGGGGCTGCACGTGATATTCACACTGAGGGTGGGGATTAGGAATGAAGACCTATTAGCAGTGTATGAGCAAATGTTTAATACTGACTGAGTTGGAGAAAAGCCAGTTTGTTCAGTGTACCCATCTCCTTGAGGTTAATATAGTCCCTATGGCTTAATACAGCTCCCAACAGATCTGAATGTGGAgctggactgtgttctgacataatacacacaaacatatcatcGAGAGCACTAGGCCATAGCAGAATCACAAGGAAGTGATTAGCTTTGGGCTTTTCATTACCTTTTCCTCTTCTAAGATTATTCACTCAGCTAAAGTTTCTATAATCCTATTTTTTCGTAATGTTGAGCTGTTGAACTCCCACTCCTTCAAGATTTACTTGACCCTAGGGCAGCATGGGTGAGCAAATGGGCACAACAGTGACACACTGACATGCCTGGAGAAGACAGAAGTCAGGGTGACAAACAGATGTGCTCCATGACAGTGCATCTGTAAGATGAAGCCCAAGTCATGTTGTCGAAACAAACATTGTATGCAAAGAGGACAAAGAAGTTGGGCATGGTAGTGGACACTTGTAATATCAGCACTGGAgaaatggaggcaagaagatcgggagttcgaggccagcctgggctacatgagactttgtcttaaaaaataaatagttgccaggcaatggtggtgcatactttaaatcccagcactcaggaggcctaGGTGGATCTCtctagttcaaggtcagcctggtctacagatcgagtttcaggacagccaaagatacacagagaaactatgtcccagataaataaataaatagctgacATTGCATCTGGAATACCCTGGAACATCCTGCATATGTCTGTCTGATTAATAGGGATAGGAGGTGCATGCTCACGTTTTATAGATGACCGGTTTGCGATACTGAAGCCTGAGATGTTCCTGGGTATGTTCCATGGCAGGTTTAAGGCCAATTTCACACCCTCTTGCATCTTGATCCGGGACACGGTGCCGTTACTGCAGAAGGTCCCAATCTTGACCTCAGTGGCATCAATACGACCACTGATGGAGTGAGTCACCCCATCGGCACAGCGCTCGCCTGGGCCAATCTGTCTCAGGCGAGGGGTTGAGAACTGCAGCTCCAGGCCAATGCTCTTATGAGCTCTGACGTCCCAGACGTAAGTTCTGTTGAGGGTGGGCAGCTCTGATGTGGATGGCTGAAGACGAACCTCCCCAAAAGGACATGGGCCTGACATGCAGTCtaaaacagacacaaaaacaaTTTTGAACACAGATACAAGACCACATGCTGCTCCTCTGCAGCCTCTAAAGTGTCCAGGTGGTTTTTACCACTCCTAATTGCGCACTGGTGGCCTTTTGCTGGTCAGTGccaatatggtggtattttatttgtactgaaatgtgattttaattgtatgttaataaataaagttgcttggaggtcagagctaatagcaagccatagcagagctgggcattcgtggcacacgcctttaatcccagcacttggtagaagagctaggtagatctctgtgtggtcaaggatacagccagcattggagacacacgcctttaatctcaataccatagaagacctggagggctgtacatacaggcagtgatgaggcaatcatgtgtttgggtttacaaccaatgagaaggcagaacagaaagactatataaagacaaacacacaggaagtaggtctcttttcggagaggtaggaccaccgcaagaggaagggtgaggttttagctctgagctctcacctcttggctttcttctttgcattggttctgtgtttcttatttaataagacggttggttacatctacagtgccTCAGTTGGGGAGTTATTTTGGATCAGAGAAGACTAAGAGGAGGCTTGGCTATATTCTCATTCTGATTTGGGCTGCAGGACTGAGAAGGCCTGGCCCCACTGCTTCAGATGGCATAACCTGGCGCTGACACTGCATTACTTCAGTCCTGGAACATTGTATATGTTTACCCAGGAGAGGCTGGACTTTAGCAGAAACAGTCACTCCATGCTGTGCTCCTGGTCCCTCTTTTGCTTCTCTCTGGCTGGACTGCTTCTGGGAGCATTCCCTTGTGGTGGGTAATTTAGACTATCCACTTGACAggatttggaatcaccatggaaacaaacctctgggcttGTCTGTGAAAGATTTTCTAGATCAGATAGattaaggtgggaagacccaacttgaatgtgggcagcaccatcatCACCTGGGTCCTGAActgaatggaaaggagaaagtgagctgagcaccagtgttcatctttctctgcttcctgactagagggacaatgtgaccagccacctcctgCTGTCCAGTCTTCTCCATGATGACAGACAGGATCCCTTGAAATAATAAACCCAATATTCatccaaaataaaccctccttcCTAAGTCACTTTTGCAGGGTATTTGATCACAATGAGATGAGTAAtaatatggacacacacacacacacacacacacacacacacacacacacacacacctttggacTGAAGACACCTGACACTGTTTCCCAGGCACAGTGCCTGTTATCTGGTTAGTTGTCCCCAACTGGCCTTCTAAAGAACTACAGGGAGCCTGCACCTTGGGAcaacttccttcctttatttagaaattaatttcATGGTTTTGAGGGCACGCTGCCAGGCTCCACCTTTTaaacttccttttccttctacaTCTCATTAATATGCTGGGCACATTCAGCACACAGTTCCCCTGACTGGCTGATCCCAAGGCACAGTGAGCTTCCTGCACTGAGGCTCTCTTGACTCTATTAACACTGCAGAGGAATCATCTTAAAGCTAATAACTAATTACAACCTTTGATACATGTTGTTTCCTAAGCCTTTTAAAACAACATAATTACTATCAAGGAGGATTTATGTAAGACTGAAATAACAGAAAGCAGGCAAAGCCACTTAAGGATTTTTGTGCTGTACATAGAGGATAGAGGATGTGAAGGTACAATGGCCTTTGGTCTAGTGATCAGAATCTGTGGGTCCTTACTTGTGCTCCACTTGGGTGTTTGAAAGTGCTGTTGATGGGGTTGGGGAAAGTGCTTGTAAAGtggaatgaggacctgagttcaaattcctagGACcccataaaaagctgggcatggcagtacattcctgtaacctcagcatttagGGGTAGAGAGACAAGTGGACcagagctttctttttttttttttttttcttttctttttttttttttttttttgttgttgttgttgttttttgtttgttttgagacagggtttttctgtgcaacatccctagctgtcttggaactagctctgtaaaccaggcttgccttgaactctcagagatcctcctgcctctgcctcccaaatgctgggattaaaggcatgcgccaccaccacccagcagaccCAAGCTTTTAAAAGCtaagtgagagatcctgtttcaaggCAAtaagagcaatggaggaagacacccagtgttctgttctggcctctgcatgtgcatgcatgggtctGTGTACCtgcacattcatgtgcatatacctcTTACCCACACACAAAAGCTGGGTGGGGCAATGCATGCCTGCAGTCATagagctgagaggcagagacagggagatcctgGGGTGGCCAGCTAACCTAGCTaattgatgagttccaggttcagtgagagatcctatctcaagaaaTACAGTGGAGGGCAGTAGAGAAAGACACTGGACATCgctctctggctttcacatgcatgGACATGGatgtgcctgtacacacacacacacacacacacacacacacacacacacacacacactgtcaactCCAAATAGAATTAAGAGAACTCAAGAGCAGTCTAAGACCTCTGAGATCATCCACATCAAACCTCTCATTATTGCAAAGCAGCCTTCAGATGACTTGTATTTGGCCACTTGCAGATACAGCTGACCCAGCACTGAAGCTGGGCTGTCTGTGGTTAACCTGCATTCGTGTCGGGGCACTGAACAGCCAAACCAATAAAACAGGATCAGATAAAGTGGTGACTAATTTGGCTAAAATTAGACTGTGTGTTGATAAAGATCGTAGCTATTTTAGGAGTTCATAGAAACGTCACTGTGTGTATGGAGCAGCTCTTAGCTTCCCACttacgtttgtgtgtgtgtacatgtgtgtgtttgttgctgggcatatggaagtcagaggaccacttaTAGGAATCgattctctccttcaccatgtgggttccagaaatcaaactcaggtcat encodes:
- the Cdcp1 gene encoding CUB domain-containing protein 1 → MARSACGFSVALLGALLLGTARLLHRTEASEITLPHGSGITVHIRLASPALPVKPCYIIISRQHMTELFIKPGERKSFTFSCINPEKHFVLGIEKNIDCMSGPCPFGEVRLQPSTSELPTLNRTYVWDVRAHKSIGLELQFSTPRLRQIGPGERCADGVTHSISGRIDATEVKIGTFCSNGTVSRIKMQEGVKLALNLPWNIPRNISGFSIANRSSIKRLCIIESVFEGEGSATLMSANYPGGFPEDELMTWQFVVPAHLRASVSFLNFNVSNCERKEERVEYYIPGSTTNPEVFRLEDKQPGNMAGNFNLSLQGCDQDAQSPGILRLQFQVLVQRPQNESNKTYMVDLSQERTMSLTIEPRPVKHGRRFVPGCFVCLESRTCSTNVTLTAGSKHKISFLCDDLTRLWVNVEKTLSCLDHRYCYGKSFHLQVPRDILQLPVQLHDFSWKLLVPKDKLSLMLVPGQKLQQHTRERACNTSFGYLMASTTPGQGLYFGSFCPGGSIEKIQVKQNSSVTLRTYAPSFQQEVSRQGLTVSFIPYFKEEGIFTVTPDTKNKVYLRTPNWDHGLPALSSVSWNISVPSNQVACLTFFKERSGVVCQSGRAYMIIQEQQTRAEEIFSLEEEVLPKPSFHHHSFWVNISNCSPMNGRQLDLLFWVTLTPRTMDLAVIIGAVGGGALLLFALGLIICFVKKKKKVNKGPAVGIYNGNVNTQVPQTQKFQKRRKDNDSHVYAVIDDTMVYGHLLQDSGGSFIQPEVDTYRPFQGPMGDCPPSPPPIFSRTPTAKFTADEPAPSSSPESESEPYTFSHPNKGEVGVRETDIPLLNTQGPVETEE